A single genomic interval of Pomacea canaliculata isolate SZHN2017 linkage group LG5, ASM307304v1, whole genome shotgun sequence harbors:
- the LOC112564385 gene encoding neuropeptide receptor 22-like has product MNNTNDTESDQFNYYKTILYEFYKVYIWVLVGVGVPGNVACILVTTSMTLTTATLYMSLLAVADLLALVLKLIFHQIYLYDVPLNTFGCKADVFVSLVSCYANWTLVLVCCERFLSIRFPLKKKIYFTKKRAIVIAVLLGMILCLCYIYEFIQVDHREKNDCNFPKSSLDFVTTYFYWIIAFIYLFLPFILLLIFPCLIIVSLRRQRKAREAIVRTTPDTSGETTQTRVEVAISVMVVWDAIVVFVTYAPICILHLIELFDIVKYDTPDTRFTVWMSLLIAITLSEANYAVDFVIYFAASKKFRSRFKKLIRKCLTCRGRRDQE; this is encoded by the coding sequence ATGAACAACACAAACGATACTGAATCGGATCAATTCAACTACTACAAGACCATTTTGTATGAATTTTACAAAGTGTACATCTGGGTGCTGGTAGGTGTGGGTGTGCCTGGCAATGTCGCCTGCATCTTAGTAACCACATCCATGACCCTCACTACAGCCACCTTATACATGTCCTTGCTGGCCGTAGCTGACCTGTTGGCTCTGGTACTTAAGCTTATATTTCACCAGATCTACCTTTACGACGTGCCATTAAATACCTTTGGTTGTAAAGCCGACGTGTTTGTATCTTTAGTCAGCTGCTACGCCAACTGGACTCTGGTGCTGGTGTGTTGCGAACGGTTTTTATCCATTCGCTTTCCTCTCAAGAAGAAAATCTACTTCACCAAGAAGAGAGCTATTGTGATCGCCGTGTTACTGGGCATGATACtgtgtttgtgttatatttatgAGTTTATTCAAGTAGACCACAGAGAGAAGAATGACTGTAATTTTCCGAAGTCTTCTCTTGATTTCGTCACAACCTATTTTTACTGGATTATAGCCTTCATCTACCTTTTTCTGCCCTTCATCCTCCTTCTCATCTTTCCTTGCCTCATTATCGTCAGTCTCAGGCGACAACGAAAGGCGCGCGAGGCCATTGTAAGGACAACCCCGGACacgtcaggggagacaacgcaGACAAGAGTTGAGGTCGCCATCTCTGTCATGGTGGTGTGGGATGCAATCGTCGTCTTTGTCACGTACGCCCCGATCTGCATCTTACACCTTATTGAACTATTCGACATAGTGAAATATGATACCCCTGACACAAGGTTTACGGTGTGGATGTCATTACTGATAGCAATAACTTTATCAGAAGCGAACTACGCTGTAGACTTTGTGATATACTTTGCTGCCTCCAAGAAGTTCCGTTCTCGTTTTAAAAAGCtgatcagaaaatgtttgacctGTAGGGGTAGAAGAGATCAAGAGTAG
- the LOC112564388 gene encoding neuropeptide receptor 22-like, with translation MTMNNTNDTEHWAIYNEFYQVYIWVLVGVGVPGNVACILVTTSMTLTTATLYMSLLAVADLLALVLRLISHQISLYNVPLNTFGCKVRVFVDVVGNYANWTLVMVCFERFLSIRFPLKKKIYFTKKRAILIAVLLGMIVCLCYIYDFIQKDHSWGAYCASYFDFFTNYWHWIKACIYYFLPFILLLIFPCLIIVSLRRQRKAREAMVRTTPDTSGETTQTRVEFAISVMVVWDAIVVIVTFSPMCLFYLLLPFNVVKEPLTAAMLTYIATALSEANYAVDFVIYFAASKKFRSRFKKLIRTCLTCRCRRDQE, from the coding sequence ATGACTATGAACAACACAAACGATACTGAACACTGGGCCATTTATAATGAATTTTACCAAGTCTACATCTGGGTGCTGGTAGGTGTGGGTGTGCCTGGCAATGTCGCCTGCATCTTAGTAACCACATCCATGACCCTCACTACAGCCACCTTATACATGTCCTTGCTGGCCGTAGCTGACCTGTTGGCTCTGGTACTGAGGCTTATATCTCACCAGATCAGCCTTTATAATGTGCCATTAAATACCTTTGGTTGTAAAGTGCGTGTGTTTGTAGATGTAGTCGGCAACTACGCCAACTGGACTCTGGTGATGGTGTGTTTCGAACGGTTTTTATCCATTCGCTTTCCTCTCAAGAAGAAAATCTACTTCACCAAGAAGAGAGCTATTCTCATCGCCGTGTTACTGGGGAtgatagtgtgtttgtgttatatttatgACTTCATTCAAAAAGACCACTCATGGGGAGCATACTGTGCGTCTTATTTTGATTTCTTCACAAACTACTGGCACTGGATTAAAGCCTGTATCTACTATTTTCTTCCCTTCATCCTCCTCCTTATCTTTCCTTGCCTTATCATCGTCAGTCTCAGGCGTCAACGAAAGGCGCGCGAGGCCATGGTAAGGACAACCCCGGACacgtcaggggagacaacgcaGACAAGAGTTGAGTTCGCCATCTCTGTCATGGTGGTGTGGGATGCAATCGTCGTCATTGTCACCTTCTCTCCGATGTGCCTCTTTTACCTTTTGCTACCATTCAACGTAGTGAAAGAACCCTTGACGGCTGCAATGTTAACGTATATAGCAACAGCTTTATCAGAAGCGAACTACGCTGTAGACTTTGTGATATACTTTGCTGCCTCCAAGAAGTTCCGTTCTCGTTTTAAAAAGCTGATCAGAACATGTTTGACCTGCAGGTGTAGAAGAGATCAAGAGTAG
- the LOC112564387 gene encoding putative G-protein coupled receptor F59B2.13, whose product MTMNNTNDTEWDLYKYQWTVQFLFYKVYIWVLVGVGVPGNVACILVATSMTLTTATLYMSLLAVADLLALVLRLISHQIYLYKVTLNTFVCKVDVFVDLVSSYANWTLVLVCLERFLSIRFPLKKKIYFTKHRAILIAVLLGMILCLCHLYEFIQIDHIQERSCYYPESSLDFVTNYWHWIKACIYYFLPFILLLIFPCLIIVSLRRQRKAREAMVRTTPVTSRETTQTRVEVTLSVMVVWDAIVVIVTFAPMCLYYLLVPFNVVNEWFTSTMLTHTAVALSEANYAVDFVIYFAASKKFRSRFKKLIGKCLTCRRRRDKE is encoded by the coding sequence ATGACTATGAACAACACAAACGATACTGAATGGGATCTCTACAAATACCAGTGGACCGTTCAGTTTCTATTTTACAAAGTGTACATCTGGGTGCTGGTAGGTGTGGGTGTGCCTGGCAATGTCGCCTGCATCTTAGTAGCCACATCCATGACCCTCACTACAGCCACCTTATATATGTCCTTGCTGGCCGTAGCTGACCTGCTGGCTCTGGTACTGAGGCTTATATCTCACCAGATATACCTTTACAAGGTGACATTAAATACCTTTGTTTGTAAAGTGGATGTGTTTGTAGATTTAGTCAGCAGCTACGCCAACTGGACTCTGGTGCTGGTGTGTTTGGAACGGTTTTTATCCATTCGCTTTCCTCTCAAGAAGAAAATCTACTTCACCAAGCACAGAGCTATTCTCATCGCCGTGTTACTGGGGATGAtactgtgtttgtgtcatctTTATGAGTTCATTCAAATAGACCACATACAGGAGAGATCCTGTTATTATCCGGAGTCTTCTCTTGACTTCGTCACAAACTACTGGCACTGGATTAAAGCCTGTATCTACTATTTTCTTcccttcatcctcctcctcatctttccTTGCCTCATCATCGTCAGTCTCAGGCGACAACGAAAGGCACGCGAAGCCATGGTAAGGACAACCCCGGTTACGTCAAGGGAGACAACGCAGACTAGAGTTGAGGTCACCCTCTCTGTTATGGTGGTGTGGGATGCAATCGTCGTCATTGTCACCTTCGCTCCGATGTGCTTGTATTACCTTTTGGTACCATTCAACGTAGTGAATGAATGGTTTACGTCTACAATGTTAACGCATACAGCAGTAGCTTTATCAGAAGCGAACTACGCTGTAGACTTTGTGATATACTTTGCTGCCTCCAAGAAGTTCCGTTCTCGTTTTAAAAAGCTGATCGGAAAATGTTTGACCTGCAGACGTAGAAGAGATAAAGAGTAG
- the LOC112563957 gene encoding putative G-protein coupled receptor F59B2.13 — MTMNNTNDTEPEQFSYYSTILYEFHHVYIWVLVGVGVPGNVACILVTTSMTLTTATLYMSMLAVADLLALVLKLIFHQIVIHNVTVNTFACKVEVFVQLVSCYANWTLVLVCLERFLSIRFPLKKKIYFTKKRAILIAVLLGMILCLCYLYAFIQVDHREERYCDYPDSSFDFVRTYWYWIFTFIYYFLPFVLLLIFPCLIIVSLRRQRKAREVMVRTTPDKSGETTQTRVEVAISVMVVCDAIVVIVTFAPICILNLIEPFDILNHGSLHTRFTVKMLWLTALTLSEANYAVDFVIYFAASKKFRSRFIKLIRKC; from the coding sequence ATGACTATGAACAACACAAACGATACTGAACCGGAACAATTCAGCTACTACAGCACCATTTTGTATGAATTTCACCACGTGTACATCTGGGTGCTGGTAGGTGTGGGTGTGCCTGGCAATGTCGCCTGCATCTTAGTAACCACGTCCATGACCCTCACTACAGCCACCTTATACATGTCCATGCTGGCCGTAGCTGACCTGTTGGCTCTGGTACTTAAGCTAATATTTCACCAGATCGTCATTCACAATGTGACAGTAAATACTTTTGCTTGTAAAGTGGAAGTGTTTGTACAATTAGTCAGCTGCTACGCCAACTGGACTCTGGTGCTGGTCTGTTTGGAACGGTTTTTATCCATTCGCTTTCCTCTCAAGAAGAAAATCTACTTCACCAAGAAGAGAGCTATTCTCATCGCCGTGTTACTGGGGATGATACTGTGTTTGTGTTATCTTTATGCGTTCATTCAAGTAGACCACAGAGAGGAGAGATACTGTGATTATCCGGATTCGTCTTTTGATTTCGTCAGAACCTACTGGTACTGGATTTTCACCTTCATCTACTATTTTCTTCCCTTCGTCCTGCTCCTCATCTTTCCTTGTCTTATCATCGTCAGTCTGAGGCGTCAACGAAAGGCACGCGAGGTCATGGTAAGGACAACCCCGGACAagtcaggggagacaacgcaGACAAGAGTTGAGGTCGCCATCTCTGTCATGGTGGTGTGCGATGCAATCGTCGTCATTGTCACCTTCGCTCCGATCTGCATCTTGAACCTTATTGAACCATTCGACATATTGAACCATGGTAGCCTTCACACAAGGTTTACGGTGAAAATGTTATGGCTTACAGCATTAACATTATCAGAAGCGAACTACGCTGTAGACTTTGTGATATACTTTGCTGCCTCCAAGAAGTTCCGTTCTCGTTTTATAAAGCTGATCAGAAAATGTTAG
- the LOC112563958 gene encoding neuropeptide receptor 22-like, protein MNNTNDTEPDPLEHYRTILSEFYLVYIWVLVGVGVPGNVACILVATSMTLTTATLYMSLVAVADLLALVLKLIFHQMYINGVTVNTFVCKADVFVELVGNYANWTLVLVCLERFLSIRFPLKKKIYFTKKRAMLIAVLLGMILCLCYIYAFIQIDQKDKIDCEDPDSPDDFTKYPWYWINTFIYYFLPFILLLIFPCLIIVSLRRQRKAREAMVRTTPDTSGETTQTRVEVVISVMVVCDAIVVIVTFAPICIFYLIVPFDIVNYGTASELLTVWILHITAVTLSEVNYAVDFVIYFAASKKFRSRFKKLIRKCLTCRCRRDQE, encoded by the coding sequence ATGAACAACACAAACGATACTGAACCGGATCCATTGGAACACTACAGGACCATTTTGTCTGAATTTTACCTAGTGTACATCTGGGTGCTGGTAGGTGTGGGTGTGCCTGGCAATGTCGCCTGCATCTTAGTAGCCACATCCATGACCCTCACTACAGCCACCTTATACATGTCCTTGGTGGCCGTAGCTGACCTGTTGGCTCTGGTACTTAAGCTTATATTTCACCAGATGTACATTAACGGCGTAACAGTAAATACCTTTGTTTGTAAAGCCGATGTGTTTGTAGAGTTAGTCGGCAACTACGCAAACTGGACTCTGGTGCTGGTCTGTTTGGAACGGTTTTTATCCATTCGCTTTCCtctcaagaagaaaatttaCTTCACCAAGAAGCGAGCTATGCTCATCGCCGTGTTACTTGGGATGATACtgtgtttgtgttatatttatgCGTTCATTCAAATAGACCAAAAAGATAAGATAGACTGTGAAGATCCGGATTCTCCTGATGATTTCACCAAATATCCTTGGTACTGGATTAACACCTTCATCTACTATTTTCTGcccttcatcctcctcctcatctttccGTGCCTTATCATCGTCAGTCTCAGGCGACAACGAAAGGCGCGCGAGGCCATGGTAAGGACAACCCCGGACACTTCAGGGGAGACAACGCAGACAAGAGTTGAGGTCGTCATCTCCGTCATGGTGGTGTGCGATGCAATCGTCGTCATTGTCACCTTTGCTCCGATCTGCATCTTTTACCTTATTGTACCATTCGACATAGTGAATTATGGTACCGCTAGCGAATTGCTTACGGTGTGGATATTACATATTACAGCAGTAACTTTATCAGAAGTGAACTACGCTGTAGACTTTGTTATTTACTTTGCTGCCTCCAAGAAGTTCCGTTCTCGTTTTAAAAAGCtgatcagaaaatgtttgacctGCAGGTGTAGAAGAGATCAAGAGTAG